GACAGCAACAGTCTTCGTTCAAATTGCGGCTTACCGGGACCCAGATCTACCGGCCACGCTTCAAAACTTGATTGAACGGGCAGCCCATCCAGAACGCCTGCACTTTGGAATCTGCCTTCAATTGGCCGAAGACGATCCGGATCACTGGAGATCCAGTGCGTTTCCGGATCATCCAAACCTGAACATCGTCGCGTTCAATGCCTCTGAAAGCCGAGGCACCTGCTGGGCCCGGAGACAGGCCCAGAACTTGTACGGCGAAGAAGATTTCCTGCTTCAGATCGACAGCCACATGCGGGCCGTGGAGCACTGGGATGACCGCCTGCTGAAGACCTGGTCGGACTGCAGCGATCAGCGAGCCATCCTGAGTGTCTATCCCAACGGATTCCAACAGCCGTGCTGCCTGCAGACATCAACCTTGCCCGTAATGGGAGCTGCTGGTTTCGACGACAACGGCATTCTCAGATTCCGAGGCATCAGTCGTTTTCGACTGCCGGACGAACAACCTGAACGGCCAATGCCTGGAGCTTTCATCGCCGGAGGGTTCCTGTTCGGCCCGGGCTAAATCGTGAGCGAAGTGCCCTATGACCCCGAGCTCTACTTCGATGGAGAGGAGGTGGCCATGTCGGCACGGCTGTGGACCTCTGGCTTCAACATCTACGCACCGAATCGTCTTCTGCTTTTTCATCTCTACAAGTCAGAAGGCACAGCAGCAGAGCATTCGGCCACGCACTGGGGCGATCACAGCAGCTGGTTTGAACGGAACCGACGCTCTCTCGTGCGAGTGCACACCCTGCTGAACAGCCTGGATCGTGCTCCGCAGAAGCTCAGGGCGACAACCGAAGACCTGACTGACCTCAACAGCTATGGACTGGGAGAACAACGCACACTGCATGAGTACCAGCAATGGGCTGGCGTGGATTTCAGCAAAGCAGAAATCAGTGAATGGTCAAAGAGAGCACAGTTTGACAAAACGCATCCCTGAACACCACGAAAAACAGACGGCCAGAATCTTTTGTTTAAGACCATGTTAAGGTCGTCAAGAGTAAGGAAACACTTGCAAAGGTGAAGCCAAGGAAACAATCAAAAACAAGCAATATTGAACAAGACCTGCAAACATGCTTCATCATCGCTGGCTACACTGGAGCAGGAAAATCAACGATTGTCAGAACATCCCATCAACTTGAAATTCGACTCTTTGGAGAAGAATTTCACCAGCAATTCAGAGACACGAGCAGATCACACTCTCACGAAGAAAACGACAACTACAATGAGGCAATAAAAATCAGCGCCAACTTCCAAGGCAAACACATTCGCAAACTCACGAAAGAACAGCACCCTCCCAAAAGCATACTCGTCCAACTGGACTTGAAGCATGTAGTGCACAGGCTCGGGCACTCAGCAGCAACAAGAAAAGCGCAGAAGAAAATCGAAGTACTCACAAAAATCCCCACCCCACGCAGCAAAAAATCAGATCCAAGAATTTGCGACCTAATGATGTCGAACTACCTAAAAAATCCATTCTTCCTGCGGTTTAAATGCATCGTCGTAAACACTGTCTACACAGATTTTGAAAGCAACTACAGACAATACTCATCCCGCAAAACACAAAAAGGGTCAACAGCTCATTTCGAAGATGCAGACAAGCAAGAGACAGAACAAAAAACACATGCCGCGATGTATGGGGCTTGGTACAACAATCTGCACCTTCTCAAGCCAAAACAGCAGTTCATCACAACGGTCAACAGCGATGGAGACCTGATGTCCAACAACCAATGCATTTGCGCGAATTGGAAACACAAAGCAGGGCTGGCGTAGTCGCATCTCCATCACCAGTTCGGTAACTCCAAAAAAAAGCCAGAGTTCGATGGAACCCTGGCCTTTATCTGGGTTAATGCTGAGGCCTTAGTCGGTGACAACACCCTCAATCCGATCTTCAACCTCCTGATACAACTCCTGAAGCTGCTCAATGTTTTCGTCTGAGGTCTCCCAGTAGCCGCGACCATGGACTTCGAGAAGGGTGCCCACAATCTGACGGAAACTGTTGGGATTCAGTTCCAACAGACGCTTGCGCATCTCGGGATCGTTAATGAAGGTCTCATTGGCTTCTTCGTAGACAAAGTTGTCGACGGAACCACTGGTGGCACTCCAACCAAGGGTGAAGTTGAGGCGCTTTGCCACCTCTCGAACACCCTCATAGCCGGAGTCGAGCATGCCTTCGTACCACTTGGGATTCAGCAACTTGGTGCGTGAATCGAGACGAATCGTTTCACTCAACGACCGCACCTGCGCGTTAGCCGTGGTGGTATCGGCGATGTAGCTGGTGGGAGCTTTGCCGTCGTCCCGGAGGCCAGCGATCAACTTTGTGGGGTCGGAGTCGAAATAGTGGCTCACATCGGTGAGGGAGATCTCAGCCGAATCCAGATTCTGGAAGGTGACATCCGCCGTCTTCATGACGTTCTCGAACACCTCACGCTTCTGGTTCATCTCACCAGGGTTGTCGGCATTGAAGGCAAAGGTCTTACGGGAGAGGTACATCTCCTGCAGCTCGCCTTCTTCTTCCCAGGTGCTGTTCTCCACAGCGAGGTTCACGTTGGAGCTGTAGCTGCCGCTGGCATTGGAGAACACCCGGCAGGCCGCATCGCGGAGGCTCGTGCCTTCTTTCTCTGCCTGCTCTAGAGCATGCTTGCGCACGAAGTTCTGCTCCAGGGGCTCATCCGCTTCAGCGGCCATCTTCACGGCCTGATCAATCAGGGCCATCTGGTTGATGAACAGATCGCGGAACACACCGGAGCAGTTCACCACCACATCAACGCGAGGACGTCCAAGTTCTTCGAGAGGAATCAGCTCGAGTTTGTTCACCCGACCCACGGAATCCGGCATCGGCTTGACACCAACGAACCAGAGGATCTGCGCTAGGGATTCTCCGTATGTCTTGATGTTGTCAGTTCCCCAGAGCACACAGGCGATGGTCTCGGGCCAAGTGCCCTGCTCCTCGCGCTGACGCTCGATCAGCTTGTCAACAACAGCCTTGGCTGCAGCGACCGCAGCGCGGGTGGGAATCGCCTGTGGGTCCAGAGCATGGATGTTCTTGCCACTGGGCAGCACGCCAGGATTACGAATCGGGTCGCCACCAGGACCCGGAAGAATGTATTCGCCATCGAGAGCCTTCAACAGACTCTCCATCTCCATGTCGGCACACACCTGCTCGAGACAGAAGCGCAGGTAGGCAAAGAGCTTGTCGAGCTCGGTGGCGTCGATCTGAACGAAGCCAGCGGTGCAGCAGGCCCGCAGCCAGGGGGAGGGCAGCTTGAAGCCGAACTTGGCCAGCAGGTCGTAGAACCAGCCGAAGCTGTTGCGCAAGCTGACCCTGCCATCACGACCGGTGAGCGTACGGACCATGGCTCCGATCGCAGCTCGCGATGTCTCTGTGATTGTGCGATTGAGCTCAACATCGGCGAGCACACCCTCGTCGTTGCCTTTGTAAACATCCTCAATGGAACGACCTATCGCTTCAGCCAAGAGGCCGGGAAGCGAACGGAGGCCATCCTCCTCACGCTCCAGAGCAGCAATGTTCACCAGGGTGGCAATGGCTTCCTCAGCGGTGGGTGGCTTGCCGATGGTGTGGAGACCACAGGGCAAAAGACGGCTCTCAATTTCCATCAATTGGCGGTAGACCGCACCCACGAGGGCATCGCGCCCGTCTAACTCAAGGGTCGAGGCGTCGTCTTCAGGCAAGTCGACATCCTTGTCGAGGTTGCACTGACGCGCCGTCTCAATGATGGTGTTGACGATTTGAACGCCGCGACCACCTTCACGAAGCTGTTGGTAGGAACCAACAAGCTCACCCAGCTCTTTTAGTCCCCTGTAGAGACCTGCATTTTCAGCAGGTGGGGTGAGGTAGCTGATGGTCGAGGCATAGCCACGACGCTTGGCAATGGTGGCTTCCGAAGGGTTGTTGGCGGCGTAGTAGTAGAGGTTGGGGAGAGCCCCGATCAGTGAATCGGGGTAACAGGTTTCGCTCATGCCCATCTGCTTGCCGGGCATGAACTCCAGGGAGCCATGGGTGCCGAAGTGGAGCACCGCATCGGCCTTCCAGATCTTCTGCAGGTAGGTGTAGTAGGCGGCAAAGCCATGGTGGGGGCTTGCACTGCGGGAGTAGAGAAGGCGCATGGGGTCACCTTCGTAGCCAAAGGTGGGCTGCACGCCAACAAAGACATTGCCGAAGTGGCGACCGAACACGAGCAGGTTCTGGCCATCGCTGTTGAGATTGCCGGGAGGCTTGCCCCAGTTCTCTTCGAGCCTCTCGGAGTAAGGGGTCAGGCGTTCGTATTCCTCAACGCTCATCCGATGGGCAATGGAAAGCTCCGGCGAGCCCTGCATGGCATCGGCATCGTTGATCACCGCCTCCAGCAGATCACGAGGCGTCGAAGGCAAGCCCTGCACGTCGTAGCCCTTCGCCTTCATCTCCTGCATCACCCGATGGATGGAACCGAAGACGTCGAGATAGGCCGCCGTTCCGACATTGCCCTTGTCGGGAGGGAAGCTGAACACCGTGATCGCAAGCTTCTTGTCGATGCGGGGCTTGATCCGTAGCGACGACCAACGAATCGCGCGCTCAGCGATGGCATCAACACGATCTTGGAGGGTATGGGCCTTGCCGGTGGCATCGTCGCGGCCGGAGAGAACGATCGGCTCGATCGCGCCATCCAATTCAGGGATGGCGATTTGCAGGGCCACCTGCACAGGGTGAAGGCCGAGGTCGCTCTGTTCCCACTCCTGGGTGGTTTGAAACACAAGAGGAAGCGCGACCATATATGGACGATTGAGCTTCTTCAGCGACTCAATGGCTTTCGGGTGGTCCTGGCGAGCAGGCCCTCCGACCAGTGCAAAGCCGGTGAGGGAGACGATCCCATCTACCAAGGGCTGCTCGGGATTCAGGGGGTCGAAGAAGAAGGCGTTGACCGGCTTGGAGAAATCGAGACCACCGCAGAAGATCGGGAGGACTCGCGCACCGCGAAACTCCAGTTCCTGAATGATGGCGACGTAGTGGGCATCGTCACCGGTGACGATGTGGCTGCGCTGCAACACCAGACCAATTATGGGCCCCTTAAGGGCTTCCTCAGAAAGATCCGTACGACTTGACGTCCAGTTCAGATACTCCTTGAGGTCCTCAAACATCGAGGGGGCAAGGGGGTGCCAAATGCCGAGGTCCGGGAACACCTCAGGCTCCGCTACCTCCATCGCTGGACGTTCATCTCCTTCCGCTGCAGGAAAGACGTACTTGTCCGCCAGCATCAGCAGGAAATTGCGCAGGTTGTCCGGTGTTCCCCCCAGCCAGTACTGAAAGCTCAGCATGAAGCTGCGGGCATCCTGCGCTTTTTCAACCGGCAGGTACTTGAGAACGGTGGGCAGCGTGTTCAGCAGCTTGAGCATGGCGTCTTGGAAACCGGCGCCTCCGGCTTCCTTCCGCTTCTTCATGAAGCCAGCAATGGCGCTCTTGCTCTGACCGAGCTGCGCCATGGAGAAGCTGCCCAGCTTGTTGAGGCGCATCACCTCGGGCATGGACGGGAAGACCACCACTGCTTTCAGGCGATCTCGGTGAGGAGCAACTGCATCCACAACCTTTTGTGCCAGGTCCTCGATGAAAATCAGCGAGGCGATAAACACATCCGCCTCGGCCACGTCTGCACAGAACCCGGCGTAGTTGTCCTCGTCTCGCAGTTCCTCGATCAAGTAGCCGCTCAGCTCGATTCCGAGATCGCCACCAGAGGCGTTAAGCGCAGTAGCTGCCTGGGTTAGGGCGTTTTGATACTGGGGCTCAAGCACCACATAAACCGCCTTCATCACGGATTTGTGGTTCTGACCCTCCACAGGAGCAACGCGGCGATCGGCGGAGCGGACCTGTGTGAACATCAGCGCTTTGAGCAATGTGAAGAACCTTACGGTGACCGCCCCTTGGGCGCGAGGATTTTGGATCGGCCGTTACACGAGCCGCCCCATAGGCTTTGAAGCGTCTGCTGCGCTTTCATGACCGCTCCTATTCCCGTCGTTGTCGCCGGCGCCCTGGGGCGCATGGGAGCCGAAGTCATCAAGGCTGTGGTGGGAGCCCAGGACTGCAGCCTGGCTGGAGCGATCGACAACACTCCTGGCAAAGAAGGCGTGGATGTTGGGCTGGAATTGGGGTTGGGCGAGCTGGAGGTGGCCGTCACAGCCGATTTCGAAGGGTGTCTCTGTGCTGTGAGCCAGTCGGTGCGTGACAGCGGCAGCGGTGCCGTGCTGGTGGACTTCACCCATCCCTCGGTTGTGTATGAGCACACCAGGGCAGCGATTGCTTATGGCGTTCATCCCGTGATCGGAACAACAGGGTTATCTCCTGAGCAACTCAACGACCTCACCGAGTTTTCTGCGAAAGCTTCCGTGGGTGGGGCCGTGATTCCCAATTTTTCTGTGGGAATGGTGCTGTTGCAGCAAGCTGCTGCAGCCGCGGCACGGTTTTACGACCATGCCGAACTGACGGAGTTGCATCACAACCGCAAAGCGGATGCACCCAGCGGCACTTGCATCAAGACCGCAGAGCTGATGGAAGAACTGGGCAAGACGTTCAACCCTGAAGAAGTGGACGAGCACGAATCCCTGGCGGGTTGTCGCGGCGGACAACGGGACAGTGGCCTGCGACTTCACTCCGTTCGCCTGCCGGGGCTGGTGGCCCACCAAGAGGTCATGTTCGGCGCCCCTGGTGAGACCTACACCCTGCGTCACGACACGATCGATCGTTCCGCCTACATGCCAGGAGTACTGCTCACGGTGCGCAAGGTGGGCAGCCTAGGCAGCCTTGTTTATGGCCTCGAGCGTCTGATCTGAGGGCGAAACCATGCTTATCCCCCTGCGCCCCGGTGAACTGCAACGGCTAATCCCGGCCGTTGCCACTGGCAACCAGTTCCGCGTCTCCGTTGGCAAACCCCAGGAAGTGCTGCAGCGCCTGATGATTGCCGCCATCGGGGGGGTGATCACCCTCCTGATCAGTCAGAGCCAGATGTCCAGCCGCTGGGGACCCTTTTGGCTTGTGGCTGGAGTGGTGTTTCTGCTCTATGTGCTCTGGGGACCAATCGTTCAGGCAGGTCAACGCAACGCCACCCTGCGGCGCTATCCAGCGGCAGCCATTTTTGAAGGTGAGGTGGCCGACGTGATCACCCGAGAGCGTGTCGAGAATCGCCATGAACAAGCCGATAGCCGCGGCCGGCTTGAGCTTGTGGAGAACCGACGCACCTGGATGCTTCTCGAGCTCGAGGACGAGGAGGGCTATCTCGGTCGGGTGGCCTTCCCAATGGACAAAAAGCACCAGCCGATTCGTCGCGGCAGCCTGATTCGCTGCCTGGTGCTGAGCGAACGAAAGGATTTCTCGAAAATCGACGCCTTCAGCGATGCCTGGCTACCCGGTCTTCGCCTGTGGGTTGGCGAGTACCCGTTCCTGCTCCGTCCCGCCTTTGAAGAGCTGTGCCAGCTCCGCTTGAACAACCGCCGCTGAACATTTCTTAAACCTGGTTTACACTTCTTAGCAATTCAACCGGTGGTCCTCATGTCCCAGTCCTCCCCTTCCACTCCTGTCGTGCGCGGTGCACAGGTCACCATGGAAGACGGCGGCCGCCTCAACGCCTTTGCCACAGAACCACGCATGGAAGTGGTTGAAGCGACGCAGGGTTGGGGTTTCCACGACCGCGCCGAAAAATTGAACGGCCGCATGGCCATGCTTGGGTTCATTGCTCTGCTCGCCACCGAGTTGGCCCTGGGCGGCGAATCCTTCGTTCACGGACTGCTCGGCCTGGGCTGATCCCCTCGCACTGGATTGGGATGGCTGGCCAGACTCACTGAATGGCTCCATCCCCTCCAGAGGTTCATGTCTTGGGCGCTGGTCCCACCGGCGCCCTCACAGCTCTTGCCCTCGGCCTCCGAGGTCAGCGTGTGGTCCTGTTTGACCCGCTGACGGCATCGGAACTGCAAGCCAGAAGCCGGGCCTACGCCATCACCCATTCCAGTCGTCGATTGTTGACAACTCTGGGGCTTTGGCACGACCTACACGATGCCTTGGTGCCCTTTCGAGACCTGGATTTGCGCGACGCTGCAACGAAGTCTCAGGTGCTGTTCAGCCAGACCGATCTCGCTACCGCCAACAAGAACCACGACGGGATTGGTTGGATCTTGGATCACCGTCCACTGATGGAGCTATTGCTTGCCCGTCTGAAGGGCAACAAAAACGTTGAAATACACCTGGCCGAACCATGCCCTGCACCAAGCTCAGACGCCCTGATCGTCGCGGCTGATGGGCCTGGCTCACCCACGCGAGAAGCCTGGGGAATCCGTCACTGGGGGGTTCGCTATCGCCAAGGCTGTCTTACCGCCAAGGTTGCCCTGAGGGGACTCGCCCACGACAGAGCCTGCGAGTTGTTTCGTCCGGAAGGCCCCTTCGCCGTGTTGCCTCTCGGCCAGGGAACCTTCCAGGTGGTGTGGAGTGCACCCTGGCAGCGATGCCAGCAGCGCAGCACGTTGCAACGAAGTGAGTTTCTGGATCAGCTGGCCGCTGTTCTGCCTCCGGGAATTGAACCGGATCGTTTGCTCGATCAACCCCGCGCTTTCCCACAACAGTGGCTGCTCGCTCAGAGTTTTCATCGTGGACGGGGCGTGCTGATCGGCGAAGCCGCTCACCGCTGTCACCCTGTCGGCGGCCAGGGACTCAATCTGTGCTGGCGTGATGTGGATGGTCTTCTGCGCGCCGTGCAACGGGGCGGCAGCGCCGCAACGATTGCGAGGAACTACGGAATGAGCCGCTGGCTGGATGTGATTCAAGTGGGTTTGGCGACGGATCTTCTGGTCCGCGTGTTTTCCAACCGCCAACCGCTGCTTCTGCCGCTGCGACACTTGGCTCTGCAGCTGCTGAAACAGTTCTCGGTTTTGCGCAGACTCAGCCTTCGAGCCATGAGTGACGGACCCATGCAGCTGTGGCAGGCATTGCCAAAATGACGACAGCACCGGTCGTGACCATGGTGATGTCCAGTCAGCGGCAACCCCCACCAGCCGACCCCCTGCTGCAATTTCTTCAGCGCAGGCTGGGACTCAGCCCCAGTGCCCTGGATCTGGGGCTACGCCAGGCAGAACTGGAACAAGCTCCCCTCCCAATCGTGCTCTGGAGCTTCGGGTTGTTGAGCCTGAACCAGCTTGAAGAGGTCTTTGACTGGCAGAACAGTCAGCTGTAACGCA
The Synechococcus sp. PROS-U-1 DNA segment above includes these coding regions:
- a CDS encoding magnesium chelatase subunit H encodes the protein MFTQVRSADRRVAPVEGQNHKSVMKAVYVVLEPQYQNALTQAATALNASGGDLGIELSGYLIEELRDEDNYAGFCADVAEADVFIASLIFIEDLAQKVVDAVAPHRDRLKAVVVFPSMPEVMRLNKLGSFSMAQLGQSKSAIAGFMKKRKEAGGAGFQDAMLKLLNTLPTVLKYLPVEKAQDARSFMLSFQYWLGGTPDNLRNFLLMLADKYVFPAAEGDERPAMEVAEPEVFPDLGIWHPLAPSMFEDLKEYLNWTSSRTDLSEEALKGPIIGLVLQRSHIVTGDDAHYVAIIQELEFRGARVLPIFCGGLDFSKPVNAFFFDPLNPEQPLVDGIVSLTGFALVGGPARQDHPKAIESLKKLNRPYMVALPLVFQTTQEWEQSDLGLHPVQVALQIAIPELDGAIEPIVLSGRDDATGKAHTLQDRVDAIAERAIRWSSLRIKPRIDKKLAITVFSFPPDKGNVGTAAYLDVFGSIHRVMQEMKAKGYDVQGLPSTPRDLLEAVINDADAMQGSPELSIAHRMSVEEYERLTPYSERLEENWGKPPGNLNSDGQNLLVFGRHFGNVFVGVQPTFGYEGDPMRLLYSRSASPHHGFAAYYTYLQKIWKADAVLHFGTHGSLEFMPGKQMGMSETCYPDSLIGALPNLYYYAANNPSEATIAKRRGYASTISYLTPPAENAGLYRGLKELGELVGSYQQLREGGRGVQIVNTIIETARQCNLDKDVDLPEDDASTLELDGRDALVGAVYRQLMEIESRLLPCGLHTIGKPPTAEEAIATLVNIAALEREEDGLRSLPGLLAEAIGRSIEDVYKGNDEGVLADVELNRTITETSRAAIGAMVRTLTGRDGRVSLRNSFGWFYDLLAKFGFKLPSPWLRACCTAGFVQIDATELDKLFAYLRFCLEQVCADMEMESLLKALDGEYILPGPGGDPIRNPGVLPSGKNIHALDPQAIPTRAAVAAAKAVVDKLIERQREEQGTWPETIACVLWGTDNIKTYGESLAQILWFVGVKPMPDSVGRVNKLELIPLEELGRPRVDVVVNCSGVFRDLFINQMALIDQAVKMAAEADEPLEQNFVRKHALEQAEKEGTSLRDAACRVFSNASGSYSSNVNLAVENSTWEEEGELQEMYLSRKTFAFNADNPGEMNQKREVFENVMKTADVTFQNLDSAEISLTDVSHYFDSDPTKLIAGLRDDGKAPTSYIADTTTANAQVRSLSETIRLDSRTKLLNPKWYEGMLDSGYEGVREVAKRLNFTLGWSATSGSVDNFVYEEANETFINDPEMRKRLLELNPNSFRQIVGTLLEVHGRGYWETSDENIEQLQELYQEVEDRIEGVVTD
- the dapB gene encoding 4-hydroxy-tetrahydrodipicolinate reductase, encoding MTAPIPVVVAGALGRMGAEVIKAVVGAQDCSLAGAIDNTPGKEGVDVGLELGLGELEVAVTADFEGCLCAVSQSVRDSGSGAVLVDFTHPSVVYEHTRAAIAYGVHPVIGTTGLSPEQLNDLTEFSAKASVGGAVIPNFSVGMVLLQQAAAAAARFYDHAELTELHHNRKADAPSGTCIKTAELMEELGKTFNPEEVDEHESLAGCRGGQRDSGLRLHSVRLPGLVAHQEVMFGAPGETYTLRHDTIDRSAYMPGVLLTVRKVGSLGSLVYGLERLI
- a CDS encoding high light inducible protein; the protein is MSQSSPSTPVVRGAQVTMEDGGRLNAFATEPRMEVVEATQGWGFHDRAEKLNGRMAMLGFIALLATELALGGESFVHGLLGLG
- a CDS encoding FAD-dependent monooxygenase; this encodes MAPSPPEVHVLGAGPTGALTALALGLRGQRVVLFDPLTASELQARSRAYAITHSSRRLLTTLGLWHDLHDALVPFRDLDLRDAATKSQVLFSQTDLATANKNHDGIGWILDHRPLMELLLARLKGNKNVEIHLAEPCPAPSSDALIVAADGPGSPTREAWGIRHWGVRYRQGCLTAKVALRGLAHDRACELFRPEGPFAVLPLGQGTFQVVWSAPWQRCQQRSTLQRSEFLDQLAAVLPPGIEPDRLLDQPRAFPQQWLLAQSFHRGRGVLIGEAAHRCHPVGGQGLNLCWRDVDGLLRAVQRGGSAATIARNYGMSRWLDVIQVGLATDLLVRVFSNRQPLLLPLRHLALQLLKQFSVLRRLSLRAMSDGPMQLWQALPK
- a CDS encoding DUF2949 domain-containing protein, whose product is MVMSSQRQPPPADPLLQFLQRRLGLSPSALDLGLRQAELEQAPLPIVLWSFGLLSLNQLEEVFDWQNSQL